The following proteins are encoded in a genomic region of Actinomadura sp. NAK00032:
- a CDS encoding GNAT family N-acetyltransferase, translated as MRHPLDTLDWPISTDRLLLRRATPDDLDATWVFRQLPEVHEWVGAATTTYDDYRERFLREDRLADLLIVEADGRVIGDLMLMVQDAWAQEEVADQAKGVQAELGWTLDPAYGGKGYATEAVRALIDISFGRLGLRRLHADCFYDNEPSWRLMERVGMRREQHTVRDSLHRTKGWLDGLTYALLAEEWPTSK; from the coding sequence ATGCGCCACCCTCTTGACACGTTGGACTGGCCGATTTCCACCGACCGACTGCTGTTGCGCCGCGCTACCCCCGACGACCTGGACGCGACCTGGGTCTTCCGGCAACTGCCGGAGGTTCACGAATGGGTCGGGGCCGCCACGACAACGTACGACGACTACCGCGAGCGTTTTCTCCGCGAGGATCGGCTCGCAGACCTGCTCATCGTCGAAGCGGACGGCCGGGTGATCGGCGACCTGATGCTGATGGTCCAGGACGCCTGGGCCCAGGAGGAGGTCGCCGACCAGGCGAAGGGCGTCCAAGCAGAACTCGGGTGGACGTTGGATCCCGCCTACGGCGGCAAGGGCTACGCCACCGAAGCGGTACGCGCCCTCATCGACATCTCCTTCGGCCGTCTTGGCCTGCGCCGCCTGCACGCGGACTGCTTCTACGACAACGAACCATCGTGGCGGCTGATGGAGCGGGTTGGGATGCGCCGCGAACAGCACACGGTGCGAGACTCTCTCCACCGCACCAAGGGATGGCTCGACGGTCTCACCTACGCGCTCCTGGCCGAGGAATGGCCCACTTCCAAGTGA
- a CDS encoding MFS transporter: MSIAGTVTPARTSTAGWAAVLSVTMGIFSIVTTEILPIGLLTSIGSGFTVSDGTAGLMMAMPGYLAAAAAPTVTIATARVDRRLMLCACMLLLASANFLAAAAPGYWAMLVSRVLVGVVIGGFWSIGAGLAERLVPAGSVRRATAVIFSAVPLGSVFGVPLGTLIGDLAGWRASFAVMGVLSTAVLVALAVLVPPLPAEQATRLDVLRSMIRNGGTRFALLATFLVVLAHFATYTYVTPFLERVTRVPPELLTVFLLVYGLAGILGNFLGGAAVARHPSAAFGVAGGLIAVATLAFPLLGRWEAGAIVLLIVWGVGYGAVPVCSQTWFIRAAPDAPEAASVLFTSSFQATLSTGALVGGVVVDRTPLSTVMLLGGAAAVLMASITAGFAGRR; the protein is encoded by the coding sequence ATGTCCATAGCAGGAACCGTCACGCCGGCCCGTACGTCGACGGCGGGCTGGGCGGCGGTGCTTTCGGTGACGATGGGGATCTTCTCGATCGTCACCACCGAGATCCTCCCGATCGGACTGCTGACGTCCATCGGCTCCGGCTTCACCGTCTCCGACGGGACGGCCGGGTTGATGATGGCCATGCCCGGATACCTGGCGGCGGCCGCGGCCCCGACGGTCACCATCGCCACGGCACGGGTCGACCGTCGGCTGATGCTGTGCGCCTGCATGCTCCTCCTGGCGTCGGCGAACTTCCTCGCCGCCGCCGCTCCGGGCTACTGGGCCATGCTCGTGTCGCGGGTTCTGGTCGGGGTCGTCATCGGCGGCTTCTGGTCCATCGGCGCGGGCCTGGCGGAACGGCTGGTGCCCGCCGGTTCCGTGCGGCGGGCCACTGCGGTGATCTTCTCGGCCGTCCCGCTGGGATCGGTTTTCGGGGTGCCGCTGGGGACGCTGATCGGCGACCTGGCCGGGTGGCGGGCCAGTTTCGCGGTGATGGGCGTGCTGTCCACGGCGGTGCTCGTGGCGCTCGCCGTGCTGGTACCGCCGCTGCCCGCCGAACAGGCCACGCGGCTGGACGTCCTGCGCAGCATGATCCGGAACGGCGGCACCCGGTTCGCGTTGCTGGCGACCTTTCTCGTCGTCCTGGCGCATTTCGCCACCTACACGTATGTGACGCCCTTCCTTGAACGGGTCACGCGTGTGCCGCCAGAACTGCTCACGGTGTTCCTGCTGGTCTACGGGCTGGCCGGAATCCTCGGCAATTTCCTCGGGGGCGCGGCGGTCGCGCGTCACCCGTCTGCCGCCTTCGGCGTCGCCGGGGGGCTCATCGCGGTCGCCACACTGGCCTTTCCTCTTCTCGGCCGATGGGAGGCGGGCGCCATCGTGCTGCTGATCGTGTGGGGCGTCGGCTACGGCGCCGTTCCGGTCTGCTCGCAGACATGGTTTATCAGGGCAGCTCCGGATGCGCCCGAGGCTGCATCCGTGCTGTTCACGTCGTCGTTTCAGGCGACGCTCTCCACTGGTGCCCTGGTCGGAGGCGTCGTCGTGGACCGCACGCCCCTGTCTACGGTCATGCTGCTCGGTGGAGCCGCGGCTGTGCTGATGGCTTCGATCACTGCGGGTTTTGCTGGCCGTAGATGA
- a CDS encoding GNAT family N-acetyltransferase, translating into MTILQTERLTLRPLTGDDFDDYAAMMADLQVADGLADPIGPTPADAWRSLALFIGHREIRGYSHWAVIERATGLFVGRAGPWQPHGFPGLGVGWCLARAHWGKGYATEAARAAIAYCFTDLKAPEVISVIRPGNTRSISVAERIGHRLLHETNYKNAPALIYGQQNPQ; encoded by the coding sequence ATGACGATCCTGCAGACGGAACGCCTGACCCTCCGTCCCCTCACCGGAGACGACTTCGACGACTACGCCGCGATGATGGCCGACCTGCAAGTGGCGGACGGCCTGGCCGACCCGATCGGCCCCACACCCGCCGACGCCTGGCGCAGTTTGGCTCTTTTCATAGGCCACCGAGAAATCCGCGGATACTCCCACTGGGCCGTGATCGAACGAGCAACGGGCCTTTTCGTCGGACGCGCGGGCCCCTGGCAACCGCACGGCTTCCCGGGCCTGGGCGTCGGATGGTGCCTGGCCCGCGCGCACTGGGGCAAGGGCTACGCCACCGAAGCCGCCCGCGCCGCCATCGCCTACTGCTTCACGGACCTGAAGGCCCCCGAGGTCATCTCGGTCATCCGCCCGGGAAACACCCGCTCCATCTCCGTCGCCGAACGAATCGGCCACCGCCTCCTCCACGAAACCAACTACAAGAACGCCCCCGCCCTCATCTACGGCCAGCAAAACCCGCAGTGA
- a CDS encoding SDR family NAD(P)-dependent oxidoreductase, translated as MTGDVMQMSGKTVLVTGSTGGIGKETARELARLGARVILVGRDTERAEAAATEIGATACTGDLTTLDRVRRLADEIADRHPRLHVLVNNAGGMSASRTLTQDGVERTFALNVLAPYALTCRLVPQLRAAEGARVVNLTGGIPGKPLDVANLQGEKKYLGWTFSQYNHAKTALMAVSRRMADALAPDDITVNVAYPGHAYTPGNKATSISAFPYAYRPVAPLIHFFGPRLLNDLAKAARSSVHLAASPELDGITDAYFNAQLRRVPWPAGARDEQTATTVQHLCENLSGLTLHSPRTL; from the coding sequence ATGACAGGAGACGTCATGCAGATGAGCGGCAAGACCGTCCTGGTGACCGGCAGCACGGGCGGAATCGGCAAGGAGACCGCACGCGAACTCGCCCGGCTCGGCGCCCGCGTCATCCTCGTCGGACGCGACACCGAACGCGCCGAGGCCGCCGCCACCGAGATCGGCGCGACGGCCTGCACCGGCGACCTCACCACCCTCGACAGGGTGCGCCGCCTGGCCGACGAGATCGCGGACCGGCATCCCCGCCTGCACGTCCTGGTGAACAACGCCGGCGGCATGAGCGCGTCCCGCACCCTCACCCAGGACGGCGTGGAACGGACCTTCGCCCTCAACGTCCTGGCGCCCTACGCCTTGACCTGCCGGCTAGTGCCGCAATTGCGCGCCGCAGAGGGAGCACGCGTCGTCAACCTGACCGGCGGAATCCCCGGCAAGCCCCTGGACGTCGCCAATCTCCAGGGCGAAAAGAAATACCTGGGCTGGACGTTCTCGCAGTACAACCACGCCAAGACCGCCCTCATGGCCGTCAGCCGCAGGATGGCCGACGCCTTGGCCCCGGACGACATCACGGTCAACGTCGCCTACCCCGGCCACGCCTACACGCCGGGCAACAAGGCCACATCAATCAGCGCGTTCCCCTACGCCTACCGGCCCGTGGCCCCGCTCATCCATTTCTTCGGCCCCCGCCTGCTGAACGACCTGGCAAAGGCAGCGCGCTCAAGCGTCCACCTGGCCGCCAGCCCCGAACTGGACGGCATCACCGACGCCTACTTCAACGCCCAGCTCCGGCGCGTTCCCTGGCCGGCCGGAGCCCGCGACGAACAGACGGCCACGACCGTCCAGCACCTCTGCGAGAACCTCTCCGGCCTCACCCTCCACAGCCCGCGCACACTGTGA
- a CDS encoding TetR family transcriptional regulator, translating into MSVGEGLRERTRRAVRAELSALAVELFLERGYEGTTVEDIAAAAGMSRRSFFRYFPSKEDVVFGEAGDVAERIAAAIRGRPRDEAAWECLCAVLREWQDAIHAAQPDLRTLQLIEEAPALRARLHAERDRMRELISAALRDRPGGGVDAFTADLLTGAAGAALDAADREWLRSGGAADRAALLDRAFGVLSPSGE; encoded by the coding sequence GTGAGCGTTGGTGAGGGGCTGCGGGAGCGGACGCGGCGGGCGGTACGGGCGGAGCTGTCCGCGTTGGCGGTCGAGTTGTTCCTGGAACGCGGCTACGAGGGCACGACGGTGGAGGACATCGCGGCGGCGGCGGGCATGTCGCGGCGCAGTTTCTTCCGCTACTTCCCGTCCAAGGAGGACGTGGTCTTCGGCGAGGCGGGGGATGTCGCCGAACGTATTGCGGCGGCCATTCGCGGCCGGCCGCGCGATGAGGCGGCATGGGAATGCTTGTGCGCGGTGCTGCGCGAGTGGCAGGACGCGATCCACGCGGCCCAACCCGACCTGCGGACGCTTCAGCTGATCGAGGAGGCGCCCGCGCTCCGGGCGCGGCTGCATGCCGAGCGCGACCGGATGCGCGAGCTGATCAGCGCCGCGCTGCGCGACCGGCCCGGCGGCGGAGTGGACGCCTTCACCGCCGACCTCCTCACGGGAGCCGCCGGCGCCGCCCTCGACGCGGCCGACCGGGAATGGCTCCGCAGTGGCGGCGCGGCCGACCGCGCCGCACTTCTCGACCGCGCGTTCGGCGTTCTCAGTCCGTCCGGCGAATAG
- a CDS encoding GNAT family N-acetyltransferase, with translation MIVRPAEPADLPTLAPLWRAAWLDGHTGHVPAALMDARGPDHFTAHIEKYAASTLVAAGDRVLGLIILGDEDGEVIQLAVDQSARGQGVGGALLRAAEDRFRGRHSQTWLAVVPGNTRARRFYEFHGWRDTGPMTYQAPTATGLVDVLVQRYVKDLDAIRRTD, from the coding sequence ATGATCGTCAGACCGGCCGAACCCGCCGACCTGCCGACGCTCGCACCGCTGTGGCGAGCGGCGTGGCTCGACGGCCACACCGGCCACGTCCCCGCCGCGCTGATGGACGCGCGCGGCCCCGACCACTTCACCGCCCACATCGAGAAGTACGCCGCCTCCACCCTCGTCGCCGCCGGAGATCGCGTCCTCGGCCTGATCATCCTCGGCGACGAGGACGGCGAGGTGATCCAGCTGGCCGTCGACCAATCGGCCCGGGGCCAGGGCGTGGGCGGCGCGCTGCTACGGGCCGCCGAAGACCGCTTCCGGGGCCGGCACTCCCAGACGTGGCTCGCGGTGGTTCCGGGCAATACGCGCGCCCGCCGCTTCTACGAATTCCACGGCTGGCGAGACACCGGCCCCATGACCTACCAGGCCCCGACCGCGACCGGCCTCGTCGACGTCCTCGTCCAGCGCTACGTCAAGGATCTGGACGCTATTCGCCGGACGGACTGA
- a CDS encoding MFS transporter: MAQLMLILDVTVVAIALPHMETDLGLSRQAVTWTVSAYTLTFGGLMLLGGRTADLIGAKRVVLAGLLVFTAASLATGLAGSAEVLLGGRIAQGLGAALLSPAALSLVVSMFDGDERNRALGIWSALGGGGAALGVLLGGALTAGPGWPWVFYVNVPIGVVIIAALARMLPHQQATAPRPRLDVLGALLVTASSGALIYAFIRAGDGGWLTAATGVLVLLAALGYLAFVVRQRTARSPMMDLALLVRRPVATGTFLILMATALMIAVFFLGTFYFQHAEGYGALRTGLLFLPVAVATMIGANLTGRTIATLGARRLAVAGLLTAALGMALPVLSLQPVSVVIGTAVAGAGTGAMFVVASATALGQVAPHESGIASGIVSTFHEFGASIGAAVISSVAAASLTGDTLDGFADGFVLAAVAAAAGALAAAALTPPRAPHTADT; this comes from the coding sequence GTGGCCCAGCTCATGCTGATCCTCGACGTCACCGTCGTGGCCATCGCCCTGCCGCACATGGAGACCGACCTCGGCCTGAGCCGCCAGGCCGTGACCTGGACGGTCAGCGCCTACACCCTCACCTTCGGCGGGCTGATGCTGCTCGGCGGCCGCACCGCCGACCTCATCGGCGCCAAGCGCGTCGTCCTCGCCGGACTGCTGGTCTTCACCGCCGCGTCCCTCGCGACCGGCCTCGCCGGATCGGCCGAGGTCCTGCTCGGCGGCCGCATCGCGCAGGGGCTCGGCGCCGCGCTGCTGTCTCCCGCCGCGCTCTCCCTCGTGGTGAGCATGTTCGACGGCGACGAGCGGAACCGGGCGCTCGGCATCTGGTCGGCTCTCGGCGGTGGCGGCGCCGCACTGGGCGTCCTGCTCGGCGGCGCCCTGACCGCCGGTCCCGGCTGGCCGTGGGTCTTCTACGTGAACGTCCCCATCGGCGTGGTGATCATCGCGGCGCTCGCCCGGATGCTGCCGCACCAGCAGGCCACCGCGCCCCGCCCCCGGCTGGACGTCCTCGGCGCGCTCCTCGTCACGGCCTCGTCCGGCGCGCTGATCTACGCGTTCATCCGCGCCGGCGACGGCGGCTGGCTCACCGCCGCGACCGGTGTCCTGGTCCTGCTCGCCGCGCTCGGCTACCTGGCGTTCGTCGTCCGGCAGCGGACCGCCCGCTCGCCCATGATGGACCTCGCGCTCCTGGTCAGGCGGCCGGTGGCGACAGGCACCTTCCTGATCCTGATGGCGACCGCCCTGATGATCGCGGTGTTCTTCCTCGGCACGTTCTACTTCCAGCACGCGGAGGGCTACGGCGCCCTGCGCACCGGCCTGCTGTTCCTGCCGGTGGCCGTCGCGACGATGATCGGCGCCAACCTCACCGGCCGGACGATCGCCACGCTCGGCGCCCGCCGCCTGGCCGTCGCGGGCCTGCTCACGGCAGCGCTGGGCATGGCGCTGCCCGTCCTGTCGCTGCAACCGGTGTCGGTCGTGATCGGGACGGCGGTGGCGGGCGCCGGCACGGGAGCGATGTTCGTCGTCGCCTCGGCGACCGCGCTGGGCCAGGTGGCACCGCACGAATCCGGCATCGCGTCCGGCATCGTCAGCACGTTCCACGAGTTCGGCGCGTCCATCGGGGCGGCGGTCATCTCCAGCGTCGCCGCCGCGAGCCTCACCGGCGACACCCTCGACGGCTTCGCCGACGGCTTCGTCCTGGCCGCCGTGGCCGCCGCCGCGGGCGCCCTGGCGGCCGCCGCCCTCACCCCGCCCCGCGCGCCGCACACCGCCGACACCTGA
- a CDS encoding TetR/AcrR family transcriptional regulator has translation MPTAPTGRRRRADAERSIARIVSAARESLRVDPNASIDDIAKAAGVGRMTLYGHFRNRRELVEAALADALRDGEEVLSDVDLDGPARDVLSRLLESSWALVAESTALLAAAQGVLPAGRVREMHAGSAKRVEELVRRGQDEGAFRTDMPIDWLVNVVHYVLHGAAEENRAGRLEPGETGRVVIATVQSILAA, from the coding sequence ATGCCCACCGCCCCTACCGGCCGCCGGCGGCGCGCGGACGCCGAGCGCAGCATCGCCCGCATCGTGTCCGCGGCCCGCGAGAGCCTGCGCGTCGACCCGAACGCGAGCATCGACGACATCGCCAAGGCCGCCGGCGTCGGGCGGATGACGCTCTACGGCCACTTCCGCAACCGGCGGGAACTGGTCGAGGCGGCCCTGGCGGACGCGCTCCGCGACGGCGAGGAGGTGCTGTCGGACGTCGATCTCGACGGCCCCGCGCGGGACGTCCTGAGCCGGCTGCTCGAATCGAGCTGGGCGCTCGTGGCCGAGTCGACCGCGCTGCTGGCGGCGGCCCAGGGCGTCCTCCCCGCCGGACGCGTCCGCGAGATGCACGCCGGGTCCGCGAAGCGCGTCGAGGAGCTCGTCCGACGCGGCCAGGACGAAGGCGCCTTCCGCACCGACATGCCGATCGACTGGCTGGTCAACGTCGTCCACTACGTCCTGCACGGCGCCGCTGAGGAGAACCGCGCCGGCCGGCTGGAGCCCGGGGAGACCGGCCGGGTCGTGATCGCGACCGTCCAGTCCATCCTGGCCGCGTAG
- a CDS encoding helix-turn-helix domain-containing protein: MTVTAEPGQFARELRQWRARRRFSQLDLAIRADTTQRHLSFLEQGRSRPGRAMVVRLAESLELPLRERNELLLSAGYAPVYTESRLDAPELGPVREALERILDGHMPYPGVVVRPYGELVAANPAFDVLSEGAAPALLEPPVNVLRLALHPDGMARRVGNLAEWGRHITGSLRDQARRAPGPGLAELIEELDGYLPELESPADHLGFAVPLLLRVPEGELRLITTLTSFATAVDVTLSELRLEAFLPADEASATILRRRAGDQAGCSAQKQPTPFSIHS; the protein is encoded by the coding sequence ATGACCGTGACGGCGGAACCCGGCCAGTTCGCCCGTGAGCTGCGGCAATGGCGGGCGCGCCGCCGTTTCAGCCAGCTCGACCTGGCGATCCGGGCCGACACGACCCAGCGCCACCTGAGCTTCCTCGAACAGGGACGCTCGCGGCCCGGACGCGCCATGGTGGTGCGGCTCGCCGAGTCCCTGGAACTGCCGCTCCGGGAACGCAACGAGCTGCTGCTGTCCGCCGGCTACGCGCCGGTCTACACGGAGTCGAGGCTGGACGCCCCCGAACTCGGGCCGGTGCGCGAGGCCCTGGAGCGCATCCTGGACGGGCACATGCCGTACCCGGGGGTGGTCGTCCGGCCGTACGGGGAACTGGTCGCCGCCAATCCCGCGTTCGACGTGCTCTCCGAGGGCGCCGCGCCCGCACTGCTGGAACCGCCGGTCAACGTGCTGCGCCTCGCCCTGCATCCGGACGGGATGGCCCGCAGGGTCGGCAACCTGGCCGAGTGGGGCCGCCACATCACCGGCAGCCTGCGCGACCAGGCCCGCCGCGCGCCCGGACCGGGCCTGGCGGAGCTCATCGAAGAGCTGGACGGCTACCTGCCCGAACTGGAGTCGCCCGCCGACCACCTGGGTTTCGCGGTGCCGCTGCTGTTGCGGGTGCCGGAGGGCGAATTGCGGCTCATCACCACGCTGACGTCGTTCGCGACCGCCGTCGACGTGACGCTGTCGGAGCTGCGCCTCGAAGCGTTCCTGCCGGCGGACGAGGCGTCCGCGACCATTCTCAGGCGGCGCGCCGGAGATCAGGCGGGGTGTTCCGCGCAGAAGCAGCCGACGCCCTTTTCGATCCATTCCTGA
- a CDS encoding MBL fold metallo-hydrolase, which produces MEDPIVQVSGAEEIARDIVVIPNRHVQLVPNIGIIGGRDAVLVVETGMGPHNAENVLKFATEIAKGRRIYLTTTHFHPEHAFGAKTFIPEATYLVNERQADDLARKGPAYLEMFRGLDEAIAHRLEGVELPAPDLVYGTSHDLDLGGRIVELRATGRAHSLGDQVVRVPDEDVLFTGDLAETGQFAIFPWFPPHDTDVSGIRWIEVMRRLAEGQPRVVVPGHGDIGGPRILADVRDYLELLRDETWKRRDTAVSERTITEEVSALLVERHPEWAGQEWIEKGVGCFCAEHPA; this is translated from the coding sequence ATGGAAGACCCGATCGTCCAGGTGAGCGGCGCGGAGGAGATCGCCCGCGACATCGTCGTCATACCGAACCGCCATGTGCAACTCGTTCCGAACATCGGCATCATCGGGGGCCGCGATGCCGTCCTCGTAGTCGAGACGGGCATGGGCCCGCACAATGCAGAGAACGTGCTGAAATTCGCTACCGAAATCGCGAAGGGACGCCGGATCTACCTCACCACGACGCATTTCCACCCCGAGCACGCCTTCGGCGCGAAGACCTTCATCCCCGAGGCGACCTATCTGGTCAACGAGCGCCAGGCGGACGACCTGGCCCGCAAGGGCCCCGCCTACCTGGAGATGTTCCGCGGTCTGGACGAGGCGATCGCACACCGGCTGGAGGGCGTCGAACTGCCGGCTCCCGACCTCGTCTACGGCACCTCGCACGACCTCGACCTGGGCGGACGGATCGTGGAGCTGCGCGCCACCGGCCGGGCGCACAGCCTCGGCGACCAGGTGGTCAGGGTGCCGGACGAGGATGTCCTGTTCACCGGCGACCTGGCGGAGACGGGCCAGTTCGCCATCTTCCCGTGGTTCCCGCCGCACGACACCGACGTCTCCGGGATCCGCTGGATCGAGGTCATGCGCCGGCTCGCGGAAGGGCAACCGCGCGTCGTCGTCCCGGGCCACGGCGACATCGGCGGCCCGCGGATCCTGGCGGACGTCCGCGACTACCTGGAACTGCTCCGCGACGAGACCTGGAAACGCCGCGACACGGCGGTGAGCGAGCGGACGATCACCGAAGAGGTCTCGGCGCTGCTGGTCGAACGGCACCCCGAATGGGCCGGTCAGGAATGGATCGAAAAGGGCGTCGGCTGCTTCTGCGCGGAACACCCCGCCTGA
- a CDS encoding LysR family transcriptional regulator gives MDLRTLQYFVAVAEELHFGRAAARLHMTQPPLSRAVKHLERDLRCVLLNRTSTGVTLTPAGTSLYAEARALLAHADQVRVRVAAAAGTDTVTLGMLADSGEQVGAGIAAEYRRRHPGIRVRIREGDFADPTAGLRAGLVDAALTRAPFDDTGIATRVLREDPVGVVLREDDPLADRGSLTLEELAERRWFRFPDGTDPVWQAFWSGPSPHPDDPVVRTVHECLQAVLWNGTVGLTILDHKLPDGLVSVPLADKPPSRLVVAWPAADPSPLVQSLVTLAVGVV, from the coding sequence GTGGACCTGCGCACCTTGCAGTACTTCGTGGCGGTCGCCGAGGAGCTCCACTTCGGGCGGGCCGCCGCGCGGCTGCACATGACCCAGCCGCCGTTGAGCCGGGCCGTCAAGCACCTGGAGCGCGACCTCCGCTGCGTCCTGCTGAACCGCACGTCCACGGGGGTGACGCTCACCCCCGCCGGGACGTCCCTCTACGCCGAGGCCCGCGCGCTGCTCGCACACGCCGACCAGGTCCGGGTGCGGGTGGCGGCCGCCGCCGGGACGGACACCGTGACCCTCGGCATGCTCGCCGACAGCGGCGAGCAGGTCGGGGCCGGGATCGCCGCCGAGTACCGGCGGCGGCATCCCGGCATCCGCGTCCGCATCCGCGAGGGCGACTTCGCCGACCCGACCGCGGGGCTGCGCGCCGGACTGGTGGACGCGGCCCTCACGCGGGCCCCGTTCGACGACACCGGCATCGCCACCCGCGTCCTGCGCGAGGACCCGGTGGGCGTAGTCCTGCGCGAGGACGACCCGCTCGCCGACCGGGGCAGCCTGACGCTGGAAGAGCTGGCGGAGCGGCGCTGGTTCCGCTTCCCGGACGGCACCGACCCGGTGTGGCAGGCGTTCTGGAGCGGTCCCTCACCGCATCCGGACGACCCTGTGGTGCGGACCGTCCACGAATGCCTGCAAGCGGTTCTGTGGAACGGCACCGTGGGGCTCACGATCCTCGACCACAAGCTTCCGGACGGACTGGTCTCGGTGCCGCTGGCGGACAAGCCGCCGAGCCGCTTGGTCGTGGCGTGGCCCGCCGCGGACCCGAGCCCGCTCGTCCAGTCCCTCGTGACGCTCGCCGTCGGCGTCGTCTGA
- a CDS encoding phosphoribosyl-AMP cyclohydrolase, protein MNELEEGTRPALDFDKLAGVAATGARVVPVVLQDAESGDVLFIGYANDQALKATLDERIAVLWSTSRNELWRKGATSGDVLRVVDVRVNCEQNSLLYLVDRTTGGACHTKDASGQARPTCYYRSVTDTETLRHLS, encoded by the coding sequence GTGAACGAACTCGAAGAAGGCACCCGGCCGGCCCTGGACTTCGACAAGCTCGCCGGTGTCGCGGCGACCGGGGCGCGGGTCGTGCCCGTCGTCCTGCAAGACGCGGAGAGCGGCGACGTCCTGTTCATCGGCTACGCGAACGACCAGGCGCTCAAGGCCACGCTGGACGAGCGGATCGCCGTGCTGTGGTCGACGTCCCGCAACGAGCTGTGGCGCAAGGGCGCGACGTCGGGGGACGTGCTGCGGGTGGTCGACGTCCGCGTCAACTGCGAGCAGAACTCCCTGCTCTACCTGGTCGACCGCACGACGGGCGGGGCCTGCCACACCAAGGACGCGTCCGGCCAGGCCCGGCCGACGTGCTACTACCGTTCGGTCACCGACACCGAAACGCTCCGCCACCTCAGTTAG